In Trifolium pratense cultivar HEN17-A07 linkage group LG7, ARS_RC_1.1, whole genome shotgun sequence, a genomic segment contains:
- the LOC123894540 gene encoding 11-oxo-beta-amyrin 30-oxidase-like has product MEEFVFPTVTTIIIYVLTIILAVIPWHLLNKLWLKPKRFEKLLIAQGLQGDPYKLSLLMDNSKQIYMMKLQQEAKSKSIGLSKESAPSIFSPLHQTVHKYGRNSFLWAGTTPTVIITDPEHIKQVFNKIEDFPKPKLTSLGKYLSNGLVTYEGEKWAKHRKIVNPAFHIEKLKGMLPAFFHSCNEMISKWKGLLSPDGTCEIDVWPFLQNLTCDAISRTAFGSSYEEGTKIFELLKKQGNLVMTAGHSNIPLWRLLPTTAKMKMKEFEREIHDLLEGIITKRENALKNGETTNDDLLGILLQSNLAEKQGNGNSRSIGMTTQEVMDECKLFYLAGQETTSSLLVWTMVLLGRYPEWQARARQEVLQVFENQNPNFEGLSQLKIVTMILYEVLRLYPPVLYFNRALRKDLKVGNLLLPSGTQVSLPIILIHQDNDIWGDDAKEFKPERFAEGIAKATKGQVCYFPFGWGPRICVGQNFALLEAKIAISLLLMNFSFELSPNYAHVPSMMLTLKPKNGANVILHKL; this is encoded by the exons ATGGAGGAGTTTGTGTTTCCAACAGTAACAACAATAATCATCTATGTTCTTACAATCATACTTGCTGTGATTCCATGGCATCTGTTGAACAAGTTATGGTTGAAACCAAAGAGGTTTGAAAAACTTCTCATAGCTCAAGGTCTTCAAGGTGACCCATATAAACTTTCACTATTAATGGATAACTCAAAGCAAATTTATATGATGAAGTTGCAACAAGAAGCTAAATCTAAATCCATTGGTCTTTCCAAAGAATCTGCACCATCTATTTTTTCACCTCTTCATCAAACTGTTCACAAATATG GAAGAAATTCCTTTTTATGGGCAGGTACAACACCAACTGTTATCATCACAGACCCTGAGCATATTAAGCAAGTCTTTAACAAGATTGAGGACTTCCCCAAACCAAAGCTAACATCCCTTGGCAAGTATTTGAGCAATGGTCTTGTAACTTATGAGGGTGAGAAATGGGCTAAACATCGAAAGATCGTCAATCCTGCATTTcacatagaaaaattgaaa GGTATGCTGCCTGCATTTTTTCACAGTTGCAATGAAATGATAAGCAAATGGAAGGGATTGTTGTCACCAGATGGAACATGTGAGATTGATGTTTGGCCTTTCCTTCAGAATCTTACCTGTGATGCAATTTCTAGAACAGCATTTGGAAGCAGCTATGAAGAAGGCACAAAAATATTTGAACTTTTGAAAAAGCAAGGAAATCTGGTGATGACAGCAGGACATTCGAACATTCCATTATGGCG ACTTCTACCAACAACTGCcaagatgaagatgaaagaaTTTGAAAGAGAAATCCATGATTTACTCGAGGGAATCATTACAAAACGAGAAAATGCATTGAAGAATGGTGAAACCACCAATGACGATTTATTAGGCATACTTTTGCAATCAAATCTTGCCGAAAAACAAGGAAATGGAAATAGTAGGAGTATTGGAATGACCACACAAGAAGTGATGGATGAATGCAAATTGTTTTATCTGGCGGGGCAAGAGACCACCTCAAGTTTGCTGGTTTGGACAATGGTGTTATTAGGCAGGTATCCTGAATGGCAAGCACGCGCAAGGCAGGAAGTTTTGCAAGTTTTTGAGAACCAAAATCCAAACTTTGAAGGATTAAGTCAACTTAAAATT gTAACCATGATTTTGTATGAGGTACTAAGGTTATATCCGCCTGTACTTTACTTCAACCGAGCTCTTCGAAAGGATTTGAAAGTTGGAAACCTTTTGCTACCCTCTGGAACACAAGTTTCCCTACCAATAATTTTGATTCACCAAGATAATGATATATGGGGTGATGATGCAAAGGAGTTCAAACCTGAAAGGTTTGCTGAAGGAATTGCAAAGGCAACAAAAGGCCAAGTTTGTTATTTCCCTTTTGGATGGGGTCCTAGAATTTGTGTTGGACAAAACTTTGCCTTATTAGAAGCAAAGATAGCGATATCATTGTTGCTGATGAATTTCTCATTTGAGCTTTCTCCTAATTATGCACATGTTCCTAGCATGATGCTTACTTTGAAGCCAAAAAATGGGGCAAACGTCATTTTGCATAAATTGTAA